One window from the genome of Deinococcus sp. NW-56 encodes:
- a CDS encoding SDR family oxidoreductase — MALFRLDGKRALVTGGSKGIGRAAAQALAELGASATLAARGEAALREAAAEIPGSRWVVADVGTPEGVRAAVEAAGEVDILVSNAGGPPPSLPSEVTEEGWRRGFETTFLSTVRLAEAALPGMRERGWGRIIAVTSLTVGRPSLTLPVSNAMRAAVTNHLRTLALEVSRDGVTCNTVAPGYTATERLGALHADPAAAEALAGRIPARRFGQPLEVGAAVAFLATAEAGYITGQEILVDGGWSI, encoded by the coding sequence ATGGCTCTCTTTCGGCTGGATGGCAAACGCGCCCTCGTCACGGGCGGCAGCAAGGGCATCGGGCGGGCGGCGGCGCAGGCCCTCGCGGAGCTGGGGGCTTCCGCGACCCTCGCGGCGCGGGGCGAGGCCGCGCTGCGGGAGGCGGCCGCCGAGATTCCTGGCTCGCGCTGGGTGGTGGCCGACGTGGGTACCCCGGAAGGCGTGCGGGCGGCGGTGGAAGCAGCGGGCGAGGTGGATATCCTCGTGAGCAACGCGGGCGGACCGCCCCCCAGCCTGCCCAGCGAGGTGACCGAGGAGGGCTGGCGGCGCGGCTTCGAGACCACCTTCCTCTCCACCGTGCGCCTCGCGGAGGCCGCGTTGCCCGGCATGCGCGAGCGGGGCTGGGGCCGCATCATCGCGGTGACCAGCCTGACGGTGGGGCGCCCCTCGCTGACCCTCCCGGTGAGCAACGCGATGCGGGCCGCCGTCACCAACCACCTGCGGACGCTCGCGCTGGAGGTCAGCCGCGACGGGGTGACCTGCAACACCGTCGCTCCCGGCTACACCGCCACCGAGCGCCTGGGGGCCCTGCACGCCGACCCGGCGGCGGCCGAGGCGCTCGCGGGGCGCATCCCCGCCCGCCGCTTCGGTCAGCCGCTGGAGGTGGGTGCGGCGGTCGCCTTTCTCGCCACGGCGGAAGCCGGATACATCACCGGGCAGGAGATTCTGGTGGACGGCGGCTGGAGCATCTGA